The Alteribacter populi genomic sequence CGAAGGACGTAAACATCCCACGTTGGTTAAAGCAACTACCTGACGAATTATCCGTACATGAGCTGTCCATCGACCGGATCTCCTTACATGAAATATTCATAGGAATTGCAACAGATAGATTAGGTGAAAAGGAGGCCGATTTACATGCGGAATAGTCGAAAAGTCGCGAAATGGGAAATTAAACGAAACATGATGAATAAGTCTTTTCTTATTTCACTCTTTTTAACGCCAGCTCTTTTCCTACTCTTTTTTACGATTCCCATCCTCTTTCAATCGGATGATGAGCAAGGTAACGTTACTGTCTATGTAAATGACGAGCTCGGGGTGTGGGACGAAGCGTCCTCGATGCTTGATCATGAAAATATGAATGTAATTACTGATCCCCCTTTTGAAGGTGAAGAAAGTATCGTAGAAGAGCTCAGGGAATTAGAAGAAGCGGCTTACTTATCGATAACAGAGAATTCCTTAGCCGATGGAGAGGTACCGGTGTATTTAACAGACGACGTGGATGAAATGTTCGCCTTCCAGTTTAATGCACTAGAAGTTCCTCTCCGGCAAATTCAACTTGAAAGTTTAGGGCTTTCAGGTGAAGAAGCTAGTATCGCTGCACACGGTGTCGGCATTTCACCTGTCTCAGTCAACGAAATGGCACCCTCAGATGGAGATGAGTCCGGTGGAGCTGCTGAAGCTGCGGAGACAGATCCTTTCGAAAGACTTGTGCCAGGACTATTTGCAGGATTAATTCTCTTTTCTGTTGTTATTACCGGGATGATGATATTCCAAAGTGCTTCTCAGGAGAAAAAAGAGAAAGTCGCTGAAATGGTCTTATCATCAGTAACGCCAACTGAGCTCATGCAAGGGAAGATTCTCGGGTATTTCGTCCTCGGAATCGTTCAAGTGTCTGTATGGCTCACTATCGCCTTGCCAATCGTCCAATGGCGGACGGATATTCCTGTTTTCGACTATTTGTTTGTCCCAGAATTATTGATCCTTGTTTTCATTGCGGTTGCAGGATATCTACTATTTGCATCTTTGTTCGTAAGCCTCGGTGCTACCGTCGAAGATATGAATACATCGAGCAACTTCCAAGGAATCGTCATGATGCTTCCGTGGGTGCCCTTTATTCTTATCGCACCGATTTTATCCGACCCAGGTGGCTTGGTCGCTCAAGCAGGAACATTCTTCCCACTAACGTCTCCAGGCGTCATGCTCATTCGCCTGTCCATAATGGAAGAATGGCCTTGGCTAGAAATTATCATCGCTTTAGTTGTTCTCCTCTTTAGCATTTGGCTACTAATGAAATTAGCCGGTAAGATCTTTAAGACAGGAATACTAATGTACGGAAAAAATGCGACACCACAAGAAATCTGGAAGTGGATTAGGCATTAATTAGATAGAAAAAAGAGCTTGGGGCAGTTTTTATGCCCCAGGCTCTTTTGTATAAAATATCCAACTAACTAGATGCAGTTAATTCTATTAGTTTTTGAATCTATTGCGACTAGTTCGACAGTGTAAAATGTTAATGACATTTAACGTGACGACCTCTTTCATGAACAACATATTTTCCATAAGTAGAGGCTGCTGAATAAGTAGCATACGCCCGCGTGGCAAGAGGCTATGCTCTTTCTCATGGAGAGAATCTACAAGGTTTGCTAAAATGGGCACACCTTTCGCGAATGAGAAGGCTGATGCGTTGCCTGCGGAAAACGAAGCCATAGAAGCGGCACCCTTTGTATTTGAGTTCTAGAGTTATTCAGCAATCCCTAATTATGAATTTTTACGCATTGTAATTAGCTATGAATTCATTCACTATTAATGAACCGTTAACAAAACAGCTTCTCATTGGTGAACTACTAAACGAGTGAAGTAAATGAGAGCCCCATTCTTACACGGAGCTCCCCTATTACCTCTTAATTAGAGGCTATTTTTAACTTGACGAATTTTCTTTTTCCAACCTGAATGACAATCCCCTCTTTAATCGCGATTGTTTCGTAAGGGTCTTGAACTTTTTCTTGATCGACACGAATCCCCCCGCCAGTTACCATACGTCTTGCTTCACTTTTCGATGGAAGCAAGTTTAACTCCTTAATCAAATCGACAATATTGATCGTCAGCTCCCCAGTCCACTCTACTTCCGGAATTTCATCTGGCATTTGATTTTTTTGAAAAACAGTAAGAAAATGCTGCTTACTCTGTTCAGCCGTTGCTGTGTCGTAGAACATTTCAACAAATGAAAAGGCTAATTCGAGCTTAGTGTCTCGAGGGTTTATGCCACTTTGCTCTAGCTGATCTTTGATTTGCTTTACCTTTTCCACCGGTGCATTGGAGGCAAGTTCAAAGTATTTTCCAATAAGTTCATCAGGAATGGACATCGTTTTCCCGAAGATTTCATTTGGCTCCTCATCAACACCAATGTAGTTGTTTTTAGATTTAGACATTTTCTCCACACCATCTAAGCCTTCCAATAACGGCAATAACAGAACCACTTGTCTTTCTTTATTGAACTGCTCTTGTACTTGCCTTCCGAATAATACGTTAAAATGCTGATCGGTTCCGCCTAGCTCAATATCCGATTCCAGTACAACTGAATCATAGCCTTGCATTATTGGGTAGAAGAATTCATGCAAGTAAATCGGCTTATTCGCTTCGTATCTGTTCGTAAAGTCATCACGCTCGAGCATTCTTGCTACCGTAACATTACTTGCGAGATGAAGCATTTTTGTTAAATCCACCTCAGATAACCACTTGGAATTATAGTGAAGTTCAACAGCTTCCATATTTATCACTTTTCCAAACTGTTCAAAGTAGGTCTTTGCATTGTAGCGCACTTCTTCATCAGTTAACGCTTTGCGGGTTGTATCTTTACCAGATGGATCCCCGATTTTACCCGTAAAATCACCGATAAGAAGCTGAATCGTATGCCCAAACTCCTGGAACTGTTTCAGTTTATTTAACACAACAGTATGACCAATATGAACGTCAGGTGCTGTCGGATCAAGCCCCAGTTTAACCTTTAATGGCTTCTGATCTCTAATCGATTTCGCAATTTTTTCTTTGAATTCTTCTTTTGGGAGGATTTCAGCCACCCCGCTCGACAAAATCGAATATTGCTTTTCTAACTCCTTTAACTGACTTTCATTTAATTGCTCGATGACATTCATTGTCATTTCCTCCCTTTTTAATGTATAAAAAAAGACACATCCCTATAGAAAGGGACGTGTCTGATCACGCGTTACCACCCAAATTGAAAATGAGACGAATCTCATCTTCCACTCAAAAAAGATAACGGATTTACCGTCTTTCACTACTGACCCTATGGCTTTTGCAAAAGAAGCTCAAGAAGGTAATTCATATAGACCTTTGTATCGATTCGCAGCAACCATCGACTCTCTGGAACAGGGAAATCTATACTACTTTATTCTATCATTGCAGTACAGTATTTTTTAAATTAACGTCATCATAATCGTTTTTTTATCGCTTGTCAATCATCAAAGTGCCTTGTCGATCGTGTTAAGCATCTATGTCCAAGCCTTTTTAGTTGGTTCGATGTAATCTGCCCAAGTTGGCGCGTTAGTGTGACCTCACATCCGGCTATAGTAGGAACGATGTCGATGATAACAGTTTAAGAAAGCTTCCCACTCTGCTTTCATATATCACCTTTACTAAGATTCCCATCGACCGACTGACATAGTATTTCGTCAGTAACTTCTGTATCTTCGTTGATGGCTGGAATTTTGGTTTCGTGTATTCTCTAACATGGATCGAGATTTAGGTAGATGAACTTTTTAGGTTTATGCCTTTACAAAAATTAAAATAGACCCTTTTGGATATCCAAAAAGGGTTGGTAACACGATTTCTGAACACAACTACTTTTTTTTCCAATAATAAATCGCCAATTGTGTGCGGTCTCTAACTTGTAGCTTATCTAAAATAATCGAAAGGGTATTACGTACAGTCCCTTCACTGATAAATAATTGCTTCGCTATTTCTCGATTCGAAAAGCCTTGAGCGACTAACTCCAGAATATCATTTTCACGAGGTGTCAATTCGCTGAGCCCTTGTTTTTCCGGTTGGGTCAATTTTTTTAAAACTTCTGCATCCAAAACCGACGAACCCGAAACTAATGCACGTAGTTGTTCTGACATGCTCGAAACCTGTGTTGATTTTAACAAATAGCCTTCCGCTCCTGCCAGAAGTGCTAATCGGATATTTTGTTCGTCTTCAAATGTCGTTAACATCATGATCCTAATGTGAGGCCAGCGCTCTTTTATCTCGCGCGTTGCTTGAATTCCATCCATGCCAGGCATCCGAATATCCATCAGAATCGCATCCGGCTGTGCCTGTTCGCACTTCTCTATCGCTAGCGCGCCGTCGTTTGCGGTTCCGATCACTTCCATGTCCTTTTCACGAGTGAGCAAAACTTGAAGACTTTGGTATACCAATGGATCATCGTCTACAATTAGGATCTTCATTGTCGTAACCTACCTTTCTTTTATTGGGCTCCAAGGCTCCCTCTTACTATTCGAAATTGGCTCGTAAATGTAGCATTTCCACTCGTATAAGTTCCTCGATTCATGAAATTAGCTGCCTTTTTCCATCGGCAGGACACAAACGATGCGAAAGCCACCTTTCGCATCGAACGATACACTTCCTCCTACTGATTGTGCTCGTTGGCGCAGGTTTCTAAGCCCCATTCCCCGAGTATGAGCATTCTTAGCCACTCCATCATTGTAAATTGCAAGTCGAACGATGCTTACACTTACATCCAGTGAAACATCTACATGCGTCGCTTCCGAATGTCGACTCACATTTGTAAGAGCTTCTTTCAGACACGGTTCAAGAATACTCCACAAATACACAGGTACTTTGGCCGTATCTCCGTACACCTTCAAGTCAAGGGGGCAAGCTGTAAACGCATCACAAACTTCTTCAAGACTACCAAGTCCGATCGTTTTAACTGGTGCCATATTATGGACGGTTTCCCTTAAATGAAGAGTACTGTTGGATAGACGCTTTTGTGCTTGTAAAAAGATCTCTTTTGCTTGTGGGTCGTTTTCCTCCCACAGCTGCTCAAAGGCTTGAAGTGCCAAGGAAGCCCCCGTCAATTCGTGACCAACGTGATCGTGTAGTTCTTGTGAGATCCGGTGTCGTTCGGTTAACTCAGCAGACCGGGCTGCCTTTACTTTAGATAACAACAACTCCCCTTTTAAAACCTCAAGTTCATACCGAGTTCGACGTTCACGATCCGCTTCCACCCTATATTGTTGTATTTGTATTTCCCAGCCTCGAATGACCCATCCTATAAATGCTGCAAAAACTAAGGTCACGATAAGCAAAACAGAAGGCTCTGCATAGACGAAAAAGGCGATAACAGCAGGTAATATAAACCATGGCCTTCCGTTACGGATTGCTTCAAAAATAGGCATAACTAACGCAAGCCACGCCCCTGACCAAAAAGGAATGACGATAAAGCATGCCGTCTGATCTATTAGCACCGTCCAACCGGGTAATGTAAAGCGCCACCTCGCAAGTGCCATGACTGCTAAAAACAGGAGAAGGATTACTCCAAACTCACCACTTTGACTCGTAAGCCATAGTAAACTGAGTAGAAGTAATCCAAGGAAACGCCAAAGTAACGTGCTTACTTTCGGAGTCCATATATCAAGGTGCTTTTCAGTCATTGGCTTCTCCTTCCCCTCATCTAGATGAAAACACGTCTTTTCTATAGATTAACACATAGACAGAATCCCAGTTTATGCGATTCTTCTTTTGCTTCCCAACAAAACGAAGGCCATCGTAAATAAAAGCAAAATCACAAGAGGGATGATGAGCTCAACCAAAGGCTTTGAAGAAATGATGACGCTTAGCCCCTCTGTTAACCAATATGTTGGCAAAAGCATTGCGATACGTTGGAAAAAGTCAGGCATGATCTCAACAGGCCAAAAAATACCACCAAGCATCGCCATCAGGATGATGACATTCATTAAAATAAGGAATGCTGAATCCTTGTTTCGGTACAACGAAATCCAAGCGAGACACAAGGCAATCGCTGTCAATGAAAAGAACGAATAGACAACAAATAAAAGAAGCGGTGCTATGAGAGCCTGACCATGAACGAGCATTCCACCAACAATCACGACAGCATTTTGCCCAATTAGGATGAGAGAGTATGCGAGTAAGCTCTGCCAGAGATACTGAAAATGGGTTACGGGAGCGACACCAATTCTCTTGAGGACACCGGTTGAACGATCTTCCATAATGAACTGAACGAGTCTTGCAGCGCCAAACAGCATGATCATTCCATAAAATTGGTACCCTAAAGGCAGCACTGACCATTCACCAACAGGTAGCAGTATGACAGCTATCGGTAAGACAAGTAGAAGAATCACATTCCCTAAACTTCGAAAACTCCGCTTTAAAGCAAATGTAAAGATCGTCATCCCAGCTTCCTCCTTCCCACAAAAGTGGCTACAAGAGCGAGTACAAGAGATGCTGCAAACAATAGCCCTATACTTAAGAACATTTTATCGATTTCCTCTCCGGTAATCATACCGAAAATTGCATTTTGTCCAAGAGATACAGGATTACCATAGGTTGACATGAAATCGAAAAAACCTGTAGTTGGAATCGGAAAGATCATTCCCGCAAAAACCATCGAACCTATTCCATAAACTTCTGAAAGCCGCTCCGCTATTTTAAAGTTACGAACGGTAAGGACCAGAATCATGCAAACAAGTTGAGACAATAACGAAACGGCTAAAATAACAAGCAACACCCAGCCAATATTTCCCCAATTCACACCATACACCCATTGCGTAAACAGCACGATGAATAATCCTTGAAGGACATTGAATAACATACTCGCTATAAGCAATGAACTCGCATGGACGTGGGCTCGGTAAGGGAGAGAATACATTCGCCACTTTCTAGCTGTAAAAAAATCTTCTTTCATGTACGACATCGTATAGGCACCGCCAAAAAGCTGAAAACTAATCATAAAGCTTACTGAAAGCCACGTCATACTTGATATGCTTTGGCCTTCTTCCCCCGCGACATGACCTGAGACCATCCCTAAAACGGAAATCAAGCAAAGCGGAACAACAGTTAAAAGAAAAAGTCCAATATAGCTTCTAAGCATCCGCTGCAACGCAAAACGGATTGTTCTAAACAACATCCTTATTCCTCCTCCCCATCGCGCAGGCGCTTTCCAGTAAGCGTCAAAAACACATCTTCAAGAGTAGGTTTTTCTGCACTTACAGAACGAACGCCACCTGCATCCTTTACGATGGAAAGGGCGCGGTCAAGATTTCCCGAACCAGTGCTTGAAATAATTTGCAGTTGTACACCATCTTGAACAACCTGCTTCACTCCGTCCAGATTTCGTAGTTTTTCAAGCAGTTCTTCAGTTGGCTCTGCTGCTAGTTCCAGCTTTATCTTCTCTTCATGCTGGATGTTTTCCACAAGTTCATCAATCGTTCCTTGGGCAATCACATGACCTTGATCCAAGATAACAACACGGGAAGCAATCGTCTGAACTTCCTCCATATAGTGCGTTGTATAAAGAATTGTCGTCCCTTGACGTTGCAGCTCACGAACCGATTCAAGGATATGATTCCGAGACTGCGGGTCAATTCCGACAGTCGGCTCATCCATAATGAGAAACCTAGGTTTGTGAGTAAGAGCACAAGCGATGTTTAATCGGCGCATCATTCCTCCTGAAAATTTCGTCGGCAGCTTTTTCGCTTGGTCAGAAAGTCCAACAAATTTAAGTGTTTCTTCAACTCGCTGTTTAAGTGCTGCTCCTTTCAAACCATAAATCCCACCAAAAAATTCAAGGTTTTCACGAGCGGTAAGATCCTCAAACACCGTGATATCTTGCGTCACTAACCCGATTTGTCGCTTAATATCGATCATATTGTGTTGCTGAGGTTTTTGAAACAGTTCAATATCACCTGAATCAACACTAATCAAACCTGCCAACGCATGAATGAGCGTTGTTTTCCCCGCGCCGTTCGGACCTAATAATCCGAGAATTTCCCCTTCAGCAATATCTAGGTCCACATGGTCCAAAGCTCGATGCGCCCCGTATCGTTTTACTATATTTTGCATATGTGCAATTGCCATACTAATTCCCCCTCATAATAAGTGAAACTAACAACTAACATTATTATTACAGCAAGAGGATTTAAATAGTAGTTACATTTGTAATGAAAGTTCAGCGGAAATTCTCATGAAGTCCACAACGTGGCTGTTTACATGGGAGTAAATATAAAAGTCGGACGTATTACCGAAAGTACCCCTGTCTATAAAAAAAGAAGACCCCAGTTCATCACTGGAGCCACACCTCAAAATCGCCACTCTTTTAAAATTTATTCTGTCACTAATTCCAGCTCGACTGGAATAAAGTCTTCTACATCCTCTCCATTCAGGACGGAAAATGCTGCATCTAGCGCTTCTTCACCGATGAGTGTTGGCTGTTGGGCGACTGTTCCTGCAAGCCGTCCAGCTTCTACAGAGCTCACTGCATCATCTGTTGCATCAAAGCCTACAACAACAACGTCTTCTGCGCCTGCTCCTTCTAACGCCTCTAAAGCACCTAACGCCATTTCATCATTATGAGCAAAAACACCTTGAATATCAGGATTGCTTTGAAGGATGTTTTCCATTACGGTTAACCCTTCTGACCGGCTAAAGTTCGCTGTTTGTGATGTGACTACTGTTAAAGAGTCTGAAGCAATATTGGTAAACCCTTCACCACGTTCACGAGCTGCCGAAGAACCTGGAATCCCTTCTAGTTCTGCAACGTCTGCATCTTCACCTACGAGTTCAACAAGTAACTCTGCGGCCATCTCGCCACCCGCCACGTTATCCGAGGCAATGTGTGTGACAGCCTCACCACCATCAGCACCACGATCAACAGTAATTACTGGAATGTCGGCTGCATTTGCAGATTCAACCGCTGAAATAACAGAGGACGAATCAGTTGGGTTAATTAAAATTACATCGACACCTTGTTGAATTAAATCTTCCACGTCATTGACTTGCTTTGCGTCATCATCTTGAGCGTCAACCGTTACTAAGTTTACACCGAGATCATCAGCTTTTGTTTCTGCACCTTCCTGTAATGTAACAAAGAAAGGATTATTTAGTGTTGAAATCGAAAAGCCGATTGTAAATTCACCATCTCCGCCTTGACCATCACTTTCATCACCAGAATCATTTGCAGGTGATTCCGTTGTACACGCGATCATGACAGCACCTAAAACCGTTACCATAAACATTAGCCATACTTTTTTCATGCTTCATTTCCCCTTTCAATCGTGTGTTATGCATTTTTTTTGCGGTCTAGTAAAACCGCCAGAAGAATGACACTGCCTTTCACGACTTGTTGGAAGAATGAACTGACTCCCAACAGATTGAGTCCATTATTTAAGACTCCTATGATTAAGGCACCAATTAAGGTACCGACAATCCATCCTCTACCTCCGGTTAGACTCGTGCCTCCTAGTACAACAGCAGCAATGGCATCCAACTCATACATCTGCCCTGCGGTTGGCTGAGCAGAATTCAACCGTGAAGTTAAGATTATACCTGCTAGTGCAGAGAGAAAACCGGTCAATGAGTAGACGTAAACTTTAATTCGGTCAGCTTTTATTCCGGATAAGATGGAAGCTTCTTCATTACCCCCAACGGCATAAACACGTCTACCAAAGGTCGTTTTCTTTAACACTAAATATAGAACGAGAAAACTAACCATCATTGTAATGGCAGGAACGGGTACACCGAAAAAGTAACCGCGTCCGAGTAGCTCAAAAAACGTTGACTCGCCTAAACCAGTTACCGGACGACCATCTGTAAAAACAAGCGTTAACCCTCTATAAATCGTCATCGTAGCAAGTGTAGCAATAAAGGGCGCGACTTTTCCTTTTGCAATGACAAATCCATTAATTGCTCCAAGAATCGTTCCTACTAAAAGACCGATAAGCATCGCTAGTATCGGGTCGACACCTGCTGCCATCAATGTCGCTGTTACGGCACCTGAGAATGCGAGCATGGAACCGACTGACAAATCTATTCCCCCTGTTAAAATGACAAACGTCATTCCAAAGGCAATCAAGGCATTGATTGAAACTTGTCTTAAAATATTTAAGATATTTGAAAAGGACAAAAAGCTAGGATTAATAATCGTGATAACAGTGACAATTAAAAGCAACCCGATAAATGGACCTAACGTTGCCAATAAGGATTTTAACCTCTTATTGTCGAACATGTTTATCCCCTCCTGTGGCGTAATGCATGATCGTTTCTTCAGTTAGTTCACTTCTTTCAAGTGTTGTTAATATTTCCCCTTCAAACATGACCGCTACCCTCGTACTTAAACCAATCACTTCAGGCAACTCGGAAGAAACCATAATAATCGCAACGCCCTGTTTTGCCAGCTCATTCATAATCATATAGATTTCTTTTTTTGCCCCTACATCTACACCACGAGTCGGCTCATCTAAAATTAACACCTTGGGGCTGGTGCCTAACCACTTTGCAATAACAACTTTTTGTTGATTTCCGCCACTCAACGACTTGGCGGCTTGTGCGGGTCCCGAGGTGCGAACGCTTAGCTTTTTTACCAGTTCATCGTATAAGGCCATTTCTTTTTGACTTGAAATCCAGCTTGAAGATGAAATATCTGAAAAATTCGTTAAACTTAAATTATCTTTGATTGAAAAATCAACGATCAACCCTTTAGATTTTCGATCCTCTGATACAAATCCAATTCCTTTATTTATCGCGACATGTGGACTCTTAATAGTAACTTTTTCACCGTCTATCAAGATCTCGCCATGATCTGCTTTTCGGTAGCCGAAGATCGTCTCTACTAATTCTGATCTTCCCGCACCCATCAACCCTGAAATACCAAGAATTTCACCCTCTCGCACATAAAAGGAGGCGCTTTCAAATTCACCTGCTCTTGATAGTCCTTTGACTTCGAGTTTTGTTTCCCCAGGTTGTAGGTCATGATCTGGAAATCTCCCACCTAGCTCTCTACCTACCATCATTTTCACAACATCGTCAAAATTCGTATCCGGGATTTTTTTCGTCCCAACGTATTCCCCATCTCTTAAAACCGTAATGCGCTGACAGAGTGAAAAAATTTCTTCCATTCGGTGAGAGATATAGATAAAAGAAACACCTTTTGCTTGTAAGTCTCTTATCGTTTTAAATAACGTTTCAATTTCTCGTCCTGTCAATGCTGCTGTTGGCTCATCCATGATGATGATATCGGCATTTGTTAAAAGCGCCTTAGCAATCTCAATAATTTGCTGTTTTCCAACTGAAAGACTTCCAGCTCTCTCAGTTGCCTTTACCTTTAGACCTAGATCTAAAAGTTTTTGCTCAGCGATTCGATTCATTTCCTTCGTTTTTAACCAACCAATTTTCCCAACCGTTTGCTCATTTCCTAAAAATAAATTTTCTGCGACTGTAAGCTCAGGCAGAATGTTTAGTTCTTGATGTATAACGGCAATGCCATCTTGTTCAGCGTCTTTTGGATGCTCGTATTTTACCTGTTTATTTTTCACTTTAATCGTGCCATTGTCTCTTTGGTGAATCCCAGTAAGGATTTTCATGAGTGTTGATTTTCCCGCTCCGTTTTCGCCCATTAAAGCGTGGATTTCACCTTTATTTAGAGAGAATTGGACATTTTTCAAGACTTGATTTGCACTAAAGGATTTATCAATGCCTTCCATCTGAATAACCATACCTACACTCCCTTCCAGCTGCTTGCCTTTTTAGAAAATCACCCCTGATTGTAAAATCACATTCGCATAAGGTGTGTTTTCTCCGGTACGAATAATCGCTTTTACATGATGAAGCTCTTTTTTGAAATCTTCATGAGAATAGTAGTTAACGAGTACGTCGAACTTGTTCATTTCTTGTTGCACCTTTGGATTGTGAATTTGCATTTCTTTGGCAATGTATAGCCTTTCTACAGCCATGTCATCCAAAACTTCTGATAACACTTCTAAAAAAGAAGGCGTGCCCTGTCGAATCGATAAATCAATGCATGGAACGTGATCGGGGATCGGCAAACCACAATCCGCAATCGCAATTCGATCTGTATGACCCAATTTTGCTAGTAAACTCGCAATGTCTCGATTTAAGATACCGTTCTTTTTCATTCTCGCCCCCCTCCCTGTCGTTGTTCCATAAATCTATCAAGTTGATCACGCGTTGGCATCCCGCCCTGTGCTCCTAACTTTTGAACCGATAAGGCTGCCGCTCCATTCGCAAAAGAAACAGCCTCCTCAAGTGCCCGACCTTCCGCAATAGCTACAGCAAATGCGCCATTAAACGTATCTCCTGCCCCTGTCGTATCTACGGGTTCTACACGATAACTGGAGATTTCGACCTCATGCTGACCATCGAAAAATGAAGCACCACGTGCTCCCTTAGTGATAATCAGCTTGGAACGCAAGTCGCTTTGTATCGATGCAGTAAACAATTGATTATATTCTGTTTCGTTAGGGGTTACATACGTTGCTTTCTGCCAGCTTCCTTTCCTTAACAGCTGGGCAGGTGCCGGATTTAAAATCACAGTCGTTTCATATTCAGTACACAAATCAAGAACGTATTCTATTGTTTTGAGTGGGATTTCTAGTTGAAGTAACACGATATCGCTTTTGATAATTTCTTCTTTAAATTTCTCTACATACTCTGGTGTCACATGATTGTTCGCTCCCGGGGTCACAATAATCCGATTATCTCTGTCAGATAAAATAATCGTTGCGACACCTGAACTGCATTCTGTAACCGGTTCCACATCACCCGAAAAAATTCCATTATCAGATAACACTTGCTTTAAAACCGGACCGAATGGGTCATCGCCCACTCTTCCGATCATCCGAACCTGAGCCCCTAGCCTCGCTGCCGCAACAGCTTGATTTGCTCCTTTTCCTCCTGGCATCGTACTGAATGACTCACCTAAAACCGTCTCCCCTTGACTTGGAAAAATATCTGTATTCGTAACCATATCCATGTTTATACTGCCAATCACTGTAATCGTTGGTTTAGTCATGACTCTCCTCCGTTTGATTCGTCGTTTCACGAACAACTAGATTCGTAGGTAGCTCGTAGTAATAAGAGTCTAATGGTATTTTTTCAATCTGCTTAATTAACAATCTCGTTGAAAGCGCGCCCATTTCATATATTGATTGTGCCACGGTAGTTAAAGAAGGGACAAGCATCGTCCCAATCGGAACACCATCAAACCCTACTACTTTAAGGTCTTCAGGTATTCTTTTTCCTACACTATGTGCCGCTTTCATTACTCCAGCTGCTGTTACATCACTGCTAGCAAAAATACCGTCAATCGTCGGATGTTTTTTTAGTAGCTCTCTTGTTACAGTCTCTGCACGGTCAATTTGAAAATCGGCTTCAATAACGATATTGGCAGTCCCGCGTTCTTCAACCACTTCTTTAAAACCAAGAAAGCGGTCATCAGAAGGTGCTAACCCTACAGGACCTCGAATATGTGCTATAAATTCACACCCATTGCCAATCAAGTGATCTGTCGCTGACCGGGCTCCCTCTTTGTTATTTGAGACAACAGAAGGAATATTCTCATCAATGACACGGTCTAATGCCACAATCGGGATATCAAGTTGATGGTAATCATGTAATGATAAGCTACTCGTTGTTAAAATGATCCCATCCACATACTTTTGTTTTAATGCTTCTAAATATTTCTTTTCTTTTTTAACCTCTTCATCCGTATTACATAAGACCACCGTATAGCCATATGTTAAAGCAACGTCTTCAATTGCTCTTGCCAGCTCCGGGAAAAACGGGTTGGTAATATCCGGCATGACAAGTCCGATCATCCCTGACGTTTTATGATAAAGCGTACGTGCGACTGAATTTGGGCGGTATTTTAATTCTTTTATTGAGGTTAAAACCGCTTGTTCTGC encodes the following:
- a CDS encoding ABC transporter permease subunit, with translation MFDNKRLKSLLATLGPFIGLLLIVTVITIINPSFLSFSNILNILRQVSINALIAFGMTFVILTGGIDLSVGSMLAFSGAVTATLMAAGVDPILAMLIGLLVGTILGAINGFVIAKGKVAPFIATLATMTIYRGLTLVFTDGRPVTGLGESTFFELLGRGYFFGVPVPAITMMVSFLVLYLVLKKTTFGRRVYAVGGNEEASILSGIKADRIKVYVYSLTGFLSALAGIILTSRLNSAQPTAGQMYELDAIAAVVLGGTSLTGGRGWIVGTLIGALIIGVLNNGLNLLGVSSFFQQVVKGSVILLAVLLDRKKNA
- the rbsB gene encoding ribose ABC transporter substrate-binding protein RbsB — its product is MKKVWLMFMVTVLGAVMIACTTESPANDSGDESDGQGGDGEFTIGFSISTLNNPFFVTLQEGAETKADDLGVNLVTVDAQDDDAKQVNDVEDLIQQGVDVILINPTDSSSVISAVESANAADIPVITVDRGADGGEAVTHIASDNVAGGEMAAELLVELVGEDADVAELEGIPGSSAARERGEGFTNIASDSLTVVTSQTANFSRSEGLTVMENILQSNPDIQGVFAHNDEMALGALEALEGAGAEDVVVVGFDATDDAVSSVEAGRLAGTVAQQPTLIGEEALDAAFSVLNGEDVEDFIPVELELVTE
- a CDS encoding sugar ABC transporter ATP-binding protein, whose product is MVIQMEGIDKSFSANQVLKNVQFSLNKGEIHALMGENGAGKSTLMKILTGIHQRDNGTIKVKNKQVKYEHPKDAEQDGIAVIHQELNILPELTVAENLFLGNEQTVGKIGWLKTKEMNRIAEQKLLDLGLKVKATERAGSLSVGKQQIIEIAKALLTNADIIIMDEPTAALTGREIETLFKTIRDLQAKGVSFIYISHRMEEIFSLCQRITVLRDGEYVGTKKIPDTNFDDVVKMMVGRELGGRFPDHDLQPGETKLEVKGLSRAGEFESASFYVREGEILGISGLMGAGRSELVETIFGYRKADHGEILIDGEKVTIKSPHVAINKGIGFVSEDRKSKGLIVDFSIKDNLSLTNFSDISSSSWISSQKEMALYDELVKKLSVRTSGPAQAAKSLSGGNQQKVVIAKWLGTSPKVLILDEPTRGVDVGAKKEIYMIMNELAKQGVAIIMVSSELPEVIGLSTRVAVMFEGEILTTLERSELTEETIMHYATGGDKHVRQ
- the rbsK gene encoding ribokinase; this translates as MTKPTITVIGSINMDMVTNTDIFPSQGETVLGESFSTMPGGKGANQAVAAARLGAQVRMIGRVGDDPFGPVLKQVLSDNGIFSGDVEPVTECSSGVATIILSDRDNRIIVTPGANNHVTPEYVEKFKEEIIKSDIVLLQLEIPLKTIEYVLDLCTEYETTVILNPAPAQLLRKGSWQKATYVTPNETEYNQLFTASIQSDLRSKLIITKGARGASFFDGQHEVEISSYRVEPVDTTGAGDTFNGAFAVAIAEGRALEEAVSFANGAAALSVQKLGAQGGMPTRDQLDRFMEQRQGGGRE
- a CDS encoding ABC transporter ATP-binding protein — encoded protein: MAIAHMQNIVKRYGAHRALDHVDLDIAEGEILGLLGPNGAGKTTLIHALAGLISVDSGDIELFQKPQQHNMIDIKRQIGLVTQDITVFEDLTARENLEFFGGIYGLKGAALKQRVEETLKFVGLSDQAKKLPTKFSGGMMRRLNIACALTHKPRFLIMDEPTVGIDPQSRNHILESVRELQRQGTTILYTTHYMEEVQTIASRVVILDQGHVIAQGTIDELVENIQHEEKIKLELAAEPTEELLEKLRNLDGVKQVVQDGVQLQIISSTGSGNLDRALSIVKDAGGVRSVSAEKPTLEDVFLTLTGKRLRDGEEE
- the rbsD gene encoding D-ribose pyranase produces the protein MKKNGILNRDIASLLAKLGHTDRIAIADCGLPIPDHVPCIDLSIRQGTPSFLEVLSEVLDDMAVERLYIAKEMQIHNPKVQQEMNKFDVLVNYYSHEDFKKELHHVKAIIRTGENTPYANVILQSGVIF